A window from Labrus mixtus chromosome 14, fLabMix1.1, whole genome shotgun sequence encodes these proteins:
- the LOC132988301 gene encoding mucin-3B-like gives MGRRAADLTTPVPVLGVPALVGVRGWRTTGGDRSGEALLLQTWGPQCSVGVQTSPGISRPPTVQQLTDTLLTPSDSITQTSNSYITTETEYREILLLTRSDKEKRAILKQKSGDSKTKKEVTFKALGGEASKDVTCTHRNRSGTYCFARAIKTNPKFAGNATNAKPKLKTASRYTNGSVVDSEAIGGISVHNDEAEPGNGSTSRGKDQTRLEDHYAEQVGKTLLLSAVRPFGMQKKICSHCGGKQYLTTLRENSPMADACLGEKPIKSTLTLPHIGSNQMPSHNEIPESTTSRDNRTNNSVNPHLLYLSEELQNRKAPHPACPVHSKAHVVNLSQIDCASDSTSTQPTTVLHANTTKATIETRKDDNRTKPSLDTTSQECKTQRPTSLVLTPQMATATKSNNPLAQTYPRPIKISEQISTLLNEPKNVSVSVHAAPLTPPSCSYTTAGLHTKTSKTNTHQTTPIFNSALMSTESVPAKVATHKTPPSIHTVRVNIDAHTTDSPRMTPKCPTLSRTMSALDPFHKPEASARSLPARPPRTSSDPGHKPQAKSSPNVVNKSSGKSSFTDILTSAPHTKPHPSLSTVVTQHTLNQNSKSDQIMHTSTKHKTVSVEIHLIRPTSSKSEPALHVSTASPKATKARDSRVRLPSRAAATSTSTSTCNSPLYKNKTLRKSSINLKSSPPTAATCSSTMAENQSTVCFSGTKSQSADATKHGKELGRNEDTHTNQQAKDTKTQTYNDSALSGVVSNQENNSKTTPVAFSEPLNVSKSQNRGVDARNPKSTMIPNTQSYNDKNKFNGNLINELAACESKDRENSNLSQVTSLLNNISLMKSSSSCLQGCINTDQQRLPHYQGCTGTEHEGHFGACPPAEKAQDTDLNAEKFALGVSVRHAHIKHKSNAEKQTHPNKSTPSVTMQIKLALANEHAHPVIESSVHQTSSSDTSSLPPAHAPPEFSFTATAPVNSKGELCSRPGPESEPVLTSSTMHKASPPFLQTCKAEAIIRQGSRFSPAAPRLCPEDPHLAHSHPAEAALLLPPSPQCCKSAALQQRLETVEASLAANKDRITTLLNIIHDLETCYTPTSGRRCHNTGQDLKNCSTCQKTACIVYSVEYDFRQQERRFLEVLNHSVKGNHSFSVHLTQPLNFGLLRNLILKRYTKSKVKSKKLYKTLFKWLPRKIQRV, from the exons ATGGGCAGAAGAGCTGCCGACCTGACAACTCCAGTTCCAGTTTTAGGTGTCCCTGCACTGGTTGGAGTGCGTGGTTGGAGGAcgacaggaggagacagaagcGGAGAagccctgctgctgcagacgtgGGGACCTCAGTGCAGCGTTGGTGTTCAGACGTCCCCGGGGATTAGCAGACCACCCACGGTACAGCAACTAACTGATACACTCCTAACTCCATCAGATAGCATTACTCAAACATCCAACAGCTATATTACCACCGAAACGGAGTACAGGGAGATATTACTGCTTACAAGGAGTGACAAGGAGAAAAGGGctattttaaaacagaaaagtggggactcaaagacaaaaaaggaagtGACTTTCAAAGCACTAGGAGGTGAGGCCTCTAAGGATGTGACCTGCACTCACAGGAACAGAAGTGGGACTTATTGCTTTGCCAGAGCAATCAAGACCAACCCAAAGTTTGCAGGGAATGCCACTAATGCGAAGCCTAAATTGAAAACTGCATCCCGATACACCAACGGGAGCGTGGTGGATTCAGAAGCAATTGGTGGAATTAGCGTTCATAACGATGAAGCCGAGCCTGGGAATGGTTCGACGTCTCGAGGAAAAGACCAAACCAGACTGGAAGATCATTATGCAGAGCAGGTTGGGAAGACGCTGCTGTTATCTGCCGTAAGACCTTTCGGtatgcaaaagaaaatatgcaGCCACTGTGGCGGGAAACAGTATTTAACCACTTTGAGGGAGAACAGCCCTATGGCCGATGCTTGCCTTGGAGAGAAACCAATTAAGTCAACCCTCACCCTACCCCATATTGGGAGCAACCAAATGCCAAGTCATAATGAAATCCCAGAGAGCACCACATCCAGAGACAATAGAACAAACAATTCAGTCAATCCGCATCTGCTATATCTTAGTGAAGAACTACAGAACCGCAAAGCACCCCATCCAGCTTGCCCAGTGCACTCTAAAGCCCATGTAGTCAATCTGTCACAGATTGATTGTGCCAGCGACTCAACATCCACCCAACCCACCACTGTCCTGCATGCCAACACCACTAAAGCGACCATTGAAACCAGAAAAGACGATAACAGAACAAAACCTTCCCTGGACACAACATCACAAGAATGTAAAACCCAACGGCCGACGAGTCTCGTATTGACTCCACAGATGGCCACAGCTACAAAATCAAATAACCCCCTAGCACAAACTTATCCTAGGCCAATCAAAATATCAGAGCAGATCTCAACGCTACTAAATGAGCCAAAAAACGTTAGTGTGTCTGTACATGCTGCTCCATTAACCCCACCTTCTTGTTCATACACCACAGCTGGATTACACACAAAAACCTCCAAAACCAACACTCACCAAACAACTCCCATCTTTAATTCTGCACTGATGTCTACTGAAAGTGTACCTGCTAAAGTTGCTACTCATAAAACCCCGCCCTCAATCCACACAGTTAGAGTGAATATAGACGCGCATACAACTGATAGCCCAAGAATGACCCCCAAATGTCCAACCTTATCAAGGACAATGAGTGCATTAGACCCCTTTCATAAACCAGAAGCTTCTGCGCGATCTTTACCTGCAAGGCCACCTCGTACTTCATCTGATCCAGGTCATAAACCACAAGCTAAGTCATCCCCAAACGTCGTCAACAAATCATCAGGTAAATCGTCTTTTACTGACATCTTGACAAGTGCACCACACACAAAGCCACATCCATCTCTCAGCACTGTTGTAACACAGCACACTTTGAATCAAAACTCAAAATCAGACCAAATTATGCACACAAGCACTAAACATAAAACCGTCTCCGTTGAAATCCATCTAATTAGACCTACCTCCTCAAAGTCTGAACCTGCACTTCATGTTTCTACAGCATCTCCAAAAGCAACAAAAGCCAGAGACTCAAGAGTTAGGTTGCCATCAAGAGCTGCTGCCACTTCCACTTCCACATCCACATGTAACAGCCctctttacaaaaataaaaccctcAGGAAGTCCTCAATCAATCTGAAAAGTTCACCTCCCACCGCTGCCACCTGTTCATCTACAATGGCAGAAAACCAaagtactgtctgtttttcaggtACAAAGTCTCAATCAGCAGATGCGACAAAACATGGCAAAGAACTTGGTCGAAAtgaagatacacacacaaatcaacaagcaaaagacacaaaaactcaAACTTATAATGATTCTGCTTTATCAGGCGTAGTTTCCAATCAGGAAAACAACTCGAAAACAACTCCAGTTGCATTTTCTGAGCCGctaaatgtgtcaaaaagtcaaaacagagGCGTTGATGCAAGAAACCCTAAATCAACCATGATACCAAACACGCAGTCgtacaatgacaaaaacaaattcaatggTAATCTAATCAATGAATTAGCAGCGTGTGAGTCAAAAGACCGTGAAAATTCAAATCTATCACAGGTCACTAGCCTTTTGAACAACATTTCCCTAATGAAGTCAAGCAGCTCTTGTCTGCAGGGTTGCATAAACACAGACCAACAAAGACTCCCACATTATCAAGGATGCACAGGCACAGAACATGAGGGACACTTTGGTGCATGCCCACCAGCGGAAAAAGCCCAGGACACAGATTTAAATGCAGAAAAGTTTGCCTTGGGAGTATCAGTCAGGCATGcacacattaaacataaatccaatgcagaaaaacagacacatccAAATAAGTCAACACCCTCTGtcacaatgcaaataaaacTTGCACTAGCAAATGAACATGCCCACCCTGTAATCGAATCTTCAGTCCACCAAACCTCGAGTTCAGATACTTCATCACTTCCACCAGCACACGCACCTCCAGAGTTTTCTTTTACTGCAACAGCCCCTGTTAACAGCAAGGGAGAGCTTTGTTCCCGCCCAGGCCCTGAAAGTGAGCCTGTATTGACATCCTCGACAATGCACAAGGCatcccctcctttcctccagACCTGCAAGGCAGAAGCAATCATCAGACAGGGTTCGAGGTTTAGCCCCGCTGCCCCTCGGCTGTGCCCGGAGGATCCCCACCTGGCTCACTCCCACCCAGCTGAAGCAGCCCTTTTGCTGCCTCCCTCCCCGCAGTGCTGCAAATCAGCAGCCCTTCAGCAAAGACTGGAGACAGTGGAGGCCAGCCTGGCAGCCAACAAGGACAGGATAACCACTCTGCTTAACATTATCCATGACCTGGAGACATGCTACACTCCCACCAGCGG GAGACGATGCCACAATACTGGGCAGGACCTCAAAAACTGCTCAACCTGCCAGAAGACTGCTTGCATTGTGTACAG TGTGGAGTATGACTTCAGGCAGCAGGAGAGACGCTTCTTGGAGGTCCTGAATCATTCAGTGAAAGGAAATCATTCTTTCTCAGTGCACCTGACCCAGCCCTTGAACTTTGGCCTGCTCAGAAATCTCATCCTGAAGAGATATACAAAGTCAAAGGTGAAAAGCAAAAAGCTGTACAAGACTCTGTTCAAATGGCTGCCCAGGAAAATCCAGCGTGtatag